The Bradysia coprophila strain Holo2 unplaced genomic scaffold, BU_Bcop_v1 contig_151, whole genome shotgun sequence genome contains a region encoding:
- the LOC119074472 gene encoding jmjC domain-containing histone demethylation protein 1, whose product MSETAISSGKSSAHRRQLRERKQRKLYAEEYALGDDEHEGVRGFSVAEKLESDRFAQSGMVREMIGSDLTVGFVQQYGFNIPLLFKDKAGLGIRVPSPNFSVKDVRMCVGSKRKLDVMDVNTQKNTTMTMKEWQEYYDNPHKDKLQNVISLEFSHTRLDNYIESPALVRMIDWCDVVWPSHLKEAQTEETNVLDRMMYPKVQKYCLMSVKNCFTDFHIDFGGTSVWYHILKGSKVFWLIPPTEKNLVLFEKWVLSGKQSDIFFGDTVEKCARVYLTAGNTFFIPSGWIHAVYTPTDSLVFGGNFLHSFGIVKQLKIAQVEDTTKVPQKFRYPFFTEMLWYVLAKYVYTLLGRSHLEGEPDRQNELIDTPHVHLTHYELFGLKEIVMYLYDLPSQKKNVPELIKDPVALIKDVRNLVERHCKDSPEAAITGRAILHPDLNKSFQIPEAQYDDNQSLADNDTGYAVESSSDQSGSGQQFVTPHQLPNKTGPRGPYKKHQVSSTSPTGHSLDRSNLANAPRRRRTRCKICEACQRSDCGECSFCLDMVKFGGPGRAKQTCMMRQCLQPMLPVTAQCVFCNLDGWKQTPVSPQAKLQSSLEGPSSLMECSVCYEISHPECAQQSTQTASGVVNEDLPNSWECPKCCDAGKNNDYKPRHFRARQKSSEIRRMSVNSDASSIPDKLSPLGGGDNGVGMSSDSEIDSKSNIRKLLVNSPAPVMNLIKVEVKQENLSPTPPETPTLDGHTIIKRRKSDDGSISSSLHESVEIIDSNVPRKKSTLRTQLAQQIVGSTTKVLKKPTYVVRPGNVPNTSSSPAINYALDPTCMLTVFRYLPSETLVTCSMVCKTWSTLSVDPSLWKNMNCSHHKLSSSLLAAIVRRQPEYLVLDWTVLAKRQLAWLIARIPALKTLSMQGIPIAAVLGLHTCLCPPLQSLDLSFVRGLNDSAIRDILSPPKDSRPGLTDSKSRLRNLKTLKLAGTDISDVALRYITQGVPSLTHLDLSSCQRVTDAGVAQIGTCPSAINTLVELDLSSCKLVTESCLEYLSKCEALTWLDLRHVPQVSTQAVIKFAAKSKHNLQVRDVKLVDKRKVDK is encoded by the exons CGTGAACGCAAACAGCGCAAATTATACGCAGAGGAATATGCACTGGGTGATGACGAACATGAAGGGGTGCGAGGCTTTAGTGTTGCCGAGAAATTGGAATCCGATCGTTTCGCGCAGAGCGGTATGGTTCGTGAAATGATTGGATCAGATTTGACTGTCGG GTTCGTGCAACAGTATGGCTTCAATATCCCACTATTGTTCAAAGACAAGGCTGGTCTCGGTATCAG AGTCCCATCACCGAATTTCTCCGTAAAAGATGTACGAATGTGTGTAGGATCGAAGCGTAAACTGGACGTGATGGACGTGAACACACAGAAAAATACCACAATGACGATGAAAGAATGGCAAGAGTACTATGACAATCCGCACAAGGACAAGTTGCAGAATGTCATTTCGTTGGAATTTTCGCACACCCGGCTGGACAATTATATTGAAAGTCCGGCACTGGTGCGAATGATCGATTGGTGTGACGTTGTGTGGCCGAGTCACTTGAAAGAGGCACAGACCGAAGAAACGAACGTTTTGGATCGCATGATGTATCCGAAAGTGCAAAAATACTGTTTGATGTCGGTGAAAAATTGCTTCACCGATTTCCATATAGACTTTGGCGGTACGTCGGTCTGGTACCACATATTAAAGGGCAGCAAAGTGTTCTGGTTGATACCGCCGACCGAGAAAAATTTGGTGCTCTTCGAGAAGTGGGTTCTATCCGGAAAGCAGTCGGATATCTTCTTCGGCGATACGGTGGAGAAGTGTGCCCGTGTTTATCTGACCGCCGGCAACACGTTTTTCATACCGAGTGGATGGATTCATGCAGTTTATACGCCAACAGATTCGCTCGTATTTGGAGGCAATTTCTTGCATTCGTTTGGTATTGTAAAGCAGTTGAAAATTGCTCAGGTCGAAGATACAACCAAAGTTCCACAGAAATTCCGGTACCCATTCTTCACCGAAATGCTTTGGTATGTCCTGGCAAAGTATGTCTACACGCTATTGGGTCGTTCGCATTTGGAAGGCGAACCAGATCGTCAAAACGAATTGATCGATACACCGCACGTACATTTAACGCATTACGAACTATTTGGATTGAAG GAAATCGTGATGTACTTGTACGATCTGCcatcacaaaagaaaaacgtaCCTGAACTCATCAAAGATCCCGTCGCACTGATCAAAGACGTTCGAAATTTAGTCGAGCGTCACTGTAAAGATAGTCCCGAAGCAGCCATAACCGGTCGAGCAATACTTCATCCCGACTTGAACAAATCGTTTCAAATACCTGAAGCTCAATATGACGACAATCAATCGTTAGCCGATAACGACACTGGTTACGCCGTTGAAAGTTCATCAGATCAATCCGGTTCTGGACAACAGTTCGTTACTCCGCACCAATTACCAAATAAGACTGGCCCGCGTGGACCATACAAGAAACATCAAGTGTCATCAACATCGCCAACGGGTCACAGTTTGGATCGATCAAATCTGGCGAATGCACCGAGACGTCGACGAACGAGATGCAAGATTTGTGAGGCTTGTCAGCGGTCTGATTGTGGGGAGTGCAGTTTCTGCTTGGATATGGTGAAATTTGGTG GTCCTGGACGTGCAAAACAGACGTGTATGATGCGCCAATGTCTACAACCAATGTTGCCTGTAACCGCACAGTGTGTGTTCTGTAATCTGGACGGATGGAAACAGACTCCCGTTTCTCCACAAGCAAAATTACAATCGTCACTGGAAGGACCATCATCTCTAATGGAATGTTCAGTTTGCTATGAAATTTCGCATCCCGAATGTGCACAGCAGAGCACACAGACGGCATCCGGTGTCGTTAATGAGGACTTGCCCAACAGCTGGGAATGCCCAAAATGTTGTGATGCTGGGAAGAATAACGACTATAAG ccTCGACATTTTCGCGCCAGGCAAAAGTCGTCAGAGATTCGAAGAATGTCAGTGAACAGCGATGCTTCATCAATTCCAGACAAACTATCTCCGTTAGGAGGTGGTGACAATGGCGTTGGAATGTCCAGCGACTCagaaattgattcaaaatcaaacattCGCAAGTTACTCGTCAACAGTCCGGCTCCCGTTATGAATCTCATCAAGGTGGAAGTGAAACAGGAAAATCTTAGTCCAACACCACCAGAAACTCCTACGCTCGATGGCCATACTATCATTAAACGGCGAAAGAGCGATGACGGCAGCATAAGCAGTAGCCTTCACGAATCAGTTGAGATTATCGACTCGAATGTTCCGCGAAAGAAAAGTACGCTACGCACTCAGCTAGCACAACAAATCGTTGGTTCCACCACCAAAGTTTTAAAGAAACCAACGTACGTTGTGAGACCAGGCAATGTTCCAAACACGTCAAGTTCTCCAGCAATCAATTACGCACTGGATCCGACGTGTATGCTAACcgtttttcgatatttacCGTCTGAAACATTGGTCACATGTTCAATGGTATGCAAAACATGGTCCACATTATCCGTCGATCCGTCATTGTGGAAGAATATGAACTGTTCACATCATAAACTGTCGAGCAGTTTGTTGGCTGCGATTGTACGACGTCAACCTGAGTATTTAGTTTTGGATTGGACCGTTTTAGCTAAACGACAATTGGCCTGGCTAATTGCTCGAATTCCAGCTCTAAAAACGTTAAGTATGCAAGGCATACCGATCGCCGCTGTTTTAGGTTTGCACACATGTCTGTGTCCCCCACTACAATCGTTGGATCTGAGCTTTGTCCGTGGACTGAACGATTCAGCAATCAGAGACATTTTGTCGCCACCAAAAGACTCCCGACCAGGACTAACCGATTCCAAATCGAGGCTCCGGAACTTGAAGACCCTGAAACTCGCTGGTACAGACATATCGGATGTGGCTTTGCGGTACATAACACAAGGCGTTCCGTCGTTGACACACTTGGATTTGTCGTCGTGTCAACGGGTCACCGATGCTGGTGTGGCTCAAATCGGCACTTGTCCCAGTGCGATTAATACGCTGGTCGAATTGGACCTGAGCAGTTGCAAACTGGTGACCGAATCGTGTTTAGAATACTTAAGTAAATGTGAGGCATTAACGTGGCTCGACTTAAGGCATGTTCCTCAGGTGTCCACGCAAGCTGTGATaaaatttgctgctaaatcGAAGCACAATTTGCAGGTTAGAGATGTTAAGTTAGTCGATAAGAGGAAGGTTGACAAATAA